A stretch of Nitrospira sp. DNA encodes these proteins:
- the gspK gene encoding type II secretion system minor pseudopilin GspK, with the protein MQRSTHTVLRPKDERGVALLLALLILTLLTALILEFDAEARREYRDAAAFRDTFKARTLTRAAVQAARAVLQQDFLKDKMAGEAYDAPTDLWAMPITNYAIGDGLLSAQIEDERGKLNLNDLAANAGDELQRKAKIQRFKRLFELMQLNTDLVDALVDWVDQDENAEPTGAESLYYQSQRPPYRAANAPLASLNDLRLVKGFTQDMIDRLARYATVFPQEGNGLVNLNTADPIVIQSLDPAISQAIAAEIVQGRPYKKKEDLDRIGSFQEIGAKLRASQSGYDVKSDFFSSRLSVTVNDVTKTAWAVLHRDPSRGESTVLYLRVF; encoded by the coding sequence ATGCAACGCTCCACACACACAGTGCTGCGGCCAAAAGACGAACGGGGCGTCGCCCTCCTGCTAGCCCTCCTGATCCTCACCCTGCTGACCGCGCTCATTCTTGAATTCGACGCGGAAGCCCGCCGGGAATATCGCGATGCCGCGGCATTCCGAGATACCTTCAAAGCCAGAACCCTCACACGGGCGGCGGTGCAAGCGGCCCGCGCCGTCTTGCAACAGGATTTCCTCAAAGACAAAATGGCCGGCGAGGCCTACGATGCGCCCACCGACCTCTGGGCCATGCCGATCACAAATTACGCCATCGGGGACGGGTTGTTGAGCGCCCAAATCGAGGACGAACGGGGCAAGCTCAACCTCAACGATTTAGCCGCCAACGCCGGTGACGAACTGCAACGCAAGGCCAAAATCCAGCGATTCAAGCGGCTGTTCGAACTGATGCAGCTCAATACGGATCTCGTCGATGCCCTGGTCGATTGGGTCGATCAAGATGAGAATGCCGAACCGACCGGAGCGGAAAGCCTGTATTATCAATCGCAGCGGCCGCCCTACCGCGCAGCCAACGCGCCCCTTGCCAGCCTCAATGATCTCCGCCTCGTCAAAGGCTTCACGCAAGACATGATCGACCGGCTCGCGCGCTATGCCACCGTGTTCCCTCAGGAGGGCAACGGCTTGGTCAACCTCAACACGGCCGACCCGATCGTGATCCAATCGCTCGACCCCGCGATCTCCCAGGCGATAGCGGCAGAAATCGTACAAGGCCGCCCCTATAAGAAGAAGGAAGATCTGGATCGCATCGGCAGCTTTCAGGAAATCGGCGCAAAGTTGCGCGCCTCGCAGAGCGGATACGACGTGAAGAGCGACTTCTTCTCCAGCCGTCTCTCGGTCACGGTCAACGACGTGACCAAAACGGCCTGGGCCGTCCTGCATCGCGACCCCAGCAGAGGCGAGAGCACGGTGTTGTATTTAAGAGTATTCTAG
- the pilM gene encoding pilus assembly protein PilM, translating into MGIATECVGLDIGQTGLKAVRFRRRLSGRETIDYFHHPMPFARPEDLEPARRVQSLRGFLWQNGLYATDRLVTAIPCQDLFVRTLSFPFKDANKLSQVVPFEVENLVPMALEDLTIGSLLLPPGMDAAGDLRLTKGSDVLVTAAPKNKISEHLRFLAEADLEPDAINVDAMALFSVTQYLRQQGGLVPQDLAIIDVGASKTTLCLIHEGRPVVLRTILWGGNHLTHALAARYACSFADAERRKRTLAVQQVEAWLEPLLKELRVTLQAYEGTERGRLSHCWVSGGGAKLKEIGGYLAQHLGLYPVGPRQGFGAASPRAFSIAFGLAIHPKIVRPRWRFKPTPAGLALDLKAVSDAAAPQTATSAQDRRLAILGAVLLGALALADGVVHLTLKEQRVAQLKQALQKQYEQGFGPGAAPGEELDQARFRIASVEKSLSAIDSSQGQLLATMATFIKQLPAGIAVKVRELTIDGGLVLLEGETTSFEAVEKIKQTFSSGSQFKEVAVSETRVGASPNQIVFRMTATAVQP; encoded by the coding sequence ATGGGCATTGCGACGGAATGTGTGGGATTGGATATCGGCCAAACCGGCCTGAAGGCGGTGCGTTTCCGCCGCCGGCTGAGCGGGCGAGAAACCATCGACTATTTCCATCATCCCATGCCGTTTGCCAGGCCGGAAGATCTTGAACCGGCTCGCCGGGTGCAGTCGCTGCGCGGATTTCTCTGGCAGAACGGCCTCTATGCCACGGATCGGCTGGTAACGGCGATCCCCTGCCAGGATCTGTTCGTGCGGACCTTGTCGTTTCCGTTCAAAGACGCCAATAAACTGTCGCAAGTCGTGCCCTTCGAGGTGGAAAATCTTGTTCCAATGGCCCTGGAGGACTTGACCATCGGAAGTCTCCTCTTGCCACCAGGCATGGACGCGGCAGGCGATCTCCGTCTGACAAAAGGATCCGACGTTCTTGTGACGGCGGCGCCAAAGAATAAAATCTCCGAACATCTGCGTTTTCTCGCCGAAGCCGACCTGGAGCCGGACGCCATCAACGTCGATGCCATGGCGCTGTTTTCCGTCACACAATACCTGCGCCAACAAGGAGGCTTGGTGCCGCAGGATCTGGCTATCATCGATGTCGGAGCGTCCAAGACCACCCTCTGCCTGATCCACGAAGGACGCCCGGTCGTCTTGCGGACCATTCTCTGGGGCGGCAATCACCTCACCCACGCGCTCGCGGCACGATATGCCTGCAGCTTTGCCGACGCCGAGCGGCGCAAGCGCACCTTGGCGGTGCAGCAAGTCGAGGCCTGGCTCGAACCGCTTCTCAAAGAATTACGCGTCACACTGCAAGCCTATGAAGGCACCGAACGCGGACGGCTGTCCCATTGCTGGGTATCGGGCGGCGGCGCCAAGCTCAAAGAAATCGGCGGATACCTTGCGCAGCATCTGGGGCTCTATCCCGTCGGCCCCAGGCAAGGATTTGGCGCCGCCAGCCCACGCGCGTTCTCCATCGCCTTCGGGCTGGCCATTCACCCCAAAATCGTCCGGCCTCGCTGGCGCTTCAAGCCAACCCCCGCCGGGCTGGCGCTCGATCTGAAGGCGGTATCCGACGCGGCGGCGCCTCAAACAGCCACGTCGGCCCAGGACCGCCGGCTGGCCATATTGGGTGCCGTCCTGCTGGGAGCCCTGGCCCTTGCCGACGGCGTCGTCCACCTGACCCTCAAAGAACAGCGCGTGGCGCAATTAAAGCAGGCCTTGCAGAAACAGTACGAACAGGGCTTTGGGCCAGGCGCGGCGCCCGGCGAAGAATTGGATCAAGCGCGCTTCCGCATTGCCTCCGTTGAAAAGTCGCTCTCCGCCATCGATAGTTCGCAGGGACAGCTGTTGGCGACGATGGCCACATTTATAAAACAGTTGCCGGCCGGCATCGCGGTCAAAGTGCGGGAATTGACCATCGATGGGGGGCTCGTACTCCTGGAGGGCGAAACCACCTCATTTGAAGCCGTGGAAAAAATCAAACAAACCTTTTCATCCGGCAGCCAATTCAAAGAGGTGGCCGTCAGCGAGACCCGGGTCGGAGCCTCGCCGAACCAGATCGTCTTCCGCATGACAGCCACGGCGGTGCAGCCATGA
- the gspM gene encoding type II secretion system protein GspM: MTPQLRERWKQLATRERTLLMIGGAVTAASLLFVLAIDPLLSTLDRLDRQAAKKHKESGELALLAQDYAAKQARLTKAESRMPAADSGFSLLAFMEDAATTAHIRDRIAGMQPQQQTLPQGYQETAVDLRLEGVQLPELLALLREIEQAPYDLHVRHFQVRPKFDNPMNLDATIRVLSFVKG; this comes from the coding sequence ATGACGCCGCAATTGCGCGAACGCTGGAAGCAACTGGCCACGCGCGAGCGGACCCTGCTCATGATCGGGGGCGCCGTCACCGCCGCCAGTCTGCTGTTCGTGCTGGCCATCGATCCCCTCCTCTCCACACTGGACCGTTTGGACCGGCAAGCCGCGAAAAAACACAAAGAGAGCGGTGAATTGGCTCTGCTCGCGCAGGATTACGCCGCGAAACAGGCGCGTCTCACTAAAGCTGAAAGCCGTATGCCGGCAGCCGACAGCGGATTTTCCCTCCTGGCCTTCATGGAAGACGCCGCGACGACGGCGCATATCCGCGACCGCATTGCCGGCATGCAGCCGCAACAGCAAACCCTGCCGCAAGGCTATCAGGAAACGGCGGTGGACTTGCGCCTCGAAGGGGTCCAATTGCCAGAGCTGCTGGCCTTGCTCCGGGAGATCGAGCAGGCTCCGTACGACCTTCACGTGCGGCATTTCCAAGTGCGGCCCAAGTTTGACAACCCCATGAATCTGGATGCGACGATTCGCGTGCTCAGCTTTGTGAAAGGATAA
- a CDS encoding substrate-binding domain-containing protein yields the protein MRAHSYHTVRTQSAMVLGLSAVLALACWTTEARAEIAGPLSAVGADASLSHYNPSAQVSGSLKVQGSETMYPLLNRLSLEFQRRQPKVGIEVKGGGSTKAVADFLQPPLSKTGKVMLQEERAKYFTLMTTSRELFDAEVKEFVAQHGYEPTAVPVAVDAVALYVHKDNPLPGLTLDQVDAMFSTTRNRGYKSALTQWGQLGLTEGWEKAPIQLYGRDRKSGTRAFFQEHCLAGGEFMPGLHEDPGAASVILDLSRDQLGIGYSGLGLQASSVRLVPLAEAAGMPFVTPSASTVADQTYPLRRVLYLYIDKDPKTPLPAAAQEFLTFIMSQEGQEAVMKAGFFPLPPVQAAKSAVALGLTSAKSAVQ from the coding sequence ATGCGAGCACACTCTTACCACACAGTGCGGACACAATCGGCCATGGTGCTGGGCCTGTCAGCAGTGCTGGCGCTAGCCTGCTGGACAACCGAAGCCAGGGCTGAAATCGCGGGACCGTTGTCGGCAGTCGGCGCCGACGCCTCGTTGTCCCATTACAATCCTTCCGCGCAAGTCTCCGGCAGTCTCAAAGTGCAAGGATCGGAAACCATGTATCCCCTGCTGAATCGTCTCAGCCTGGAATTTCAGCGGCGGCAGCCAAAGGTAGGGATCGAGGTGAAAGGTGGCGGATCGACCAAGGCGGTCGCCGACTTTCTCCAGCCGCCCCTCAGCAAGACCGGCAAAGTCATGCTGCAGGAAGAACGGGCCAAATACTTCACCCTCATGACCACCTCGCGGGAACTGTTCGATGCCGAAGTCAAAGAGTTTGTGGCCCAGCATGGCTATGAACCGACAGCGGTTCCGGTTGCGGTCGACGCAGTCGCGCTCTACGTGCACAAGGACAATCCGCTGCCTGGTCTCACGCTCGATCAGGTGGATGCCATGTTCTCGACGACCCGCAATCGTGGCTACAAATCGGCACTTACCCAATGGGGACAGCTCGGATTGACCGAAGGATGGGAGAAGGCGCCGATCCAGCTCTATGGGCGCGACCGGAAATCTGGGACCAGAGCCTTCTTCCAGGAACATTGCCTGGCCGGCGGCGAATTCATGCCAGGCCTGCACGAAGATCCGGGCGCGGCGTCCGTGATTCTGGACCTGAGCCGCGATCAATTGGGAATTGGCTATAGCGGACTCGGGCTCCAAGCCTCCAGCGTGCGGCTCGTTCCGCTCGCGGAAGCAGCCGGCATGCCGTTTGTCACGCCCTCGGCTTCGACCGTGGCGGATCAGACCTATCCCCTGCGGCGAGTGCTGTACCTCTACATCGATAAAGACCCGAAAACGCCACTCCCGGCTGCCGCGCAGGAATTCCTGACCTTCATCATGAGCCAGGAGGGACAAGAGGCCGTCATGAAAGCCGGCTTCTTCCCCTTGCCTCCCGTGCAAGCGGCCAAGAGCGCCGTGGCATTAGGGCTCACTTCAGCAAAATCGGCGGTTCAGTAG
- a CDS encoding type II secretion system protein GspJ — translation MSLPALRFKDDAGFTLIEALLAVALLATIGAIVFGSLVTTTQVVDAGRAAATKEQSIRRILRLMAEELSIGVQETTYPWSGMNGTHNGQPADTLAFVTLSDGLGIQAGQETDRLRVIYTREGDRLIRFVRRNLYGLTEESLEQVDLANNVAGFNIRYYSGQSRTWTDEWPAAGPMPAAILVEVTFQEPGTGAEPYMIREWITVGVS, via the coding sequence ATGTCTTTGCCGGCCTTACGTTTTAAAGATGACGCCGGGTTCACGCTGATCGAGGCGCTACTGGCCGTCGCGCTCTTGGCGACGATCGGGGCGATCGTGTTTGGATCGTTGGTCACCACGACACAAGTCGTCGATGCCGGACGCGCCGCCGCAACCAAGGAACAATCGATCCGGCGAATCCTCCGTCTGATGGCGGAAGAACTCTCGATCGGCGTGCAGGAAACCACCTATCCCTGGTCTGGTATGAACGGAACACACAATGGCCAGCCGGCCGATACCCTGGCCTTCGTGACGCTCAGCGACGGACTCGGAATCCAGGCGGGACAAGAAACCGACCGGCTGCGCGTGATCTATACCAGAGAAGGGGACCGGCTCATCCGGTTTGTCCGGCGCAATCTCTATGGCCTGACCGAGGAATCGCTCGAACAGGTGGACCTGGCCAACAATGTCGCCGGATTCAACATCCGGTACTACAGCGGACAAAGCCGCACCTGGACCGATGAATGGCCGGCGGCCGGTCCGATGCCGGCGGCCATCCTCGTGGAAGTGACATTCCAGGAACCAGGAACAGGAGCCGAACCCTACATGATCCGTGAATGGATCACCGTGGGTGTCTCATGA
- the gspN gene encoding type II secretion system protein GspN, translated as MDHRGCLMMVWPGKNLAAWKEPLLWIGGGLVTFVLCLGLTFPYSALQTRLIGELRRATGVDVQAAQWSIGFPLALEWRQITVSKPEWPPIQMGTVRAQVSVLKALTGGLMLDLAAQIAPHSPAQGTMTSTVTASSWAFTGPLEMSGKMKQVDLAKLAQPYISRGTLSGEFKHRLENLPTPSSSSFGEGTWKIEATDLLLDQIPMGYGRTFSLALNAVSIGLACREQLCTVTELKGEGLDGSLSGEGTITIQLPIRQSQLALSLTIVPGPGFAAKAGPLGIPPLPPGTPFTFKVRGTLAQARLAL; from the coding sequence ATGGATCACCGTGGGTGTCTCATGATGGTCTGGCCGGGAAAGAATCTTGCGGCCTGGAAAGAACCCTTGCTCTGGATCGGCGGAGGGCTGGTAACGTTTGTGCTCTGTCTCGGACTCACCTTCCCCTACAGCGCGCTGCAAACCCGGCTCATCGGAGAATTGCGCCGGGCCACCGGTGTCGACGTGCAGGCCGCACAGTGGTCGATCGGATTTCCCTTGGCCTTGGAGTGGCGCCAGATCACGGTCTCAAAACCCGAGTGGCCGCCCATTCAGATGGGAACCGTGCGCGCGCAAGTGAGCGTGCTCAAAGCCCTGACCGGCGGCCTCATGCTTGATCTCGCCGCGCAGATCGCACCGCACTCGCCCGCGCAAGGGACCATGACATCGACGGTCACCGCATCCTCCTGGGCCTTCACCGGCCCATTGGAGATGAGCGGAAAAATGAAGCAGGTGGATTTGGCCAAGCTGGCTCAGCCCTATATCAGCCGCGGAACCCTCTCCGGCGAATTCAAACATCGGCTGGAGAACCTGCCGACGCCTTCGTCATCCTCGTTTGGGGAAGGCACCTGGAAAATAGAGGCCACCGACCTCCTGCTCGATCAGATTCCGATGGGATACGGCCGCACCTTTTCCCTGGCCCTCAATGCCGTATCGATTGGGCTCGCCTGCCGGGAGCAACTCTGCACCGTGACGGAACTCAAAGGCGAGGGCCTCGATGGATCCTTGTCCGGGGAGGGCACGATCACGATCCAGCTGCCGATCCGGCAGAGTCAGCTGGCCTTGTCGCTGACCATCGTGCCAGGGCCTGGATTTGCAGCCAAGGCAGGCCCTCTCGGCATTCCACCCCTTCCCCCGGGAACGCCGTTTACGTTTAAAGTGCGGGGAACATTGGCACAAGCCAGGCTGGCATTGTAG
- the gspG gene encoding type II secretion system major pseudopilin GspG yields MTRRGRTPWQILASRLLPRASGGSAGFTFIEIMVVVAILAILAALVVPRIMGRTDDAKRTAAKVQIRNIEGALQLYKLDNGIYPSSEQGLKALIEKPSVGVVPKKWKVGGYLPKLPEDPWGNSYKYVSPSPKGDYEITSLGTDGEVGGEGVNADITNWNLDKD; encoded by the coding sequence ATGACACGCAGAGGAAGAACACCATGGCAGATCCTTGCCTCGCGCCTCCTGCCTCGCGCCAGCGGGGGATCTGCCGGCTTCACCTTTATCGAAATCATGGTGGTGGTGGCCATTCTCGCCATTCTCGCGGCCCTGGTCGTTCCCCGGATCATGGGCCGTACCGATGATGCCAAGCGGACGGCGGCCAAAGTGCAAATCCGAAATATCGAGGGCGCGCTCCAACTCTACAAGCTGGACAACGGAATCTATCCCTCCAGCGAACAAGGGCTCAAGGCGTTGATCGAGAAACCCTCGGTCGGTGTGGTCCCCAAGAAATGGAAAGTTGGCGGCTATCTGCCGAAGCTTCCGGAAGATCCCTGGGGAAATTCCTATAAGTATGTCAGCCCCAGCCCGAAGGGCGACTATGAAATCACCTCCCTTGGCACAGACGGCGAAGTGGGCGGCGAAGGCGTGAATGCCGACATCACCAACTGGAATCTGGATAAGGATTAG
- a CDS encoding Slp family lipoprotein, translating into MKFVTLSTLLLAGLTLSACAPTAIFPPDIVKGVDPNFDFARWRMVPNQAEAKKIQLGGRIVNAETKGEKVTVVVAQLPIVEHPAYGPKDTGKRSGEFAVTYQGKVDSTFLQPGNRIMVIGTTHAPMVISVDDLPRSLPTVAATCLHFWKTGGRDIADFPSYGAGYETLEEETVCATTP; encoded by the coding sequence ATGAAATTCGTCACCTTGAGCACGCTACTACTCGCCGGCTTGACTCTCAGCGCCTGCGCACCGACGGCCATATTTCCCCCTGACATCGTGAAGGGGGTGGATCCGAACTTCGACTTTGCCCGGTGGCGCATGGTGCCGAACCAAGCCGAAGCGAAAAAGATTCAACTGGGCGGGCGGATTGTGAATGCCGAGACAAAGGGCGAGAAGGTGACTGTCGTCGTTGCGCAACTGCCCATCGTCGAACATCCCGCCTATGGCCCCAAGGATACCGGGAAAAGAAGCGGCGAGTTTGCGGTTACCTATCAGGGAAAAGTCGATTCGACCTTTCTCCAGCCGGGCAATCGCATCATGGTCATCGGCACGACCCACGCGCCGATGGTCATCAGTGTTGACGACCTCCCACGGAGCCTTCCCACGGTCGCCGCAACCTGTCTGCATTTCTGGAAGACCGGCGGCCGCGACATTGCCGATTTTCCCTCGTACGGCGCCGGATATGAAACGCTGGAAGAAGAAACGGTGTGCGCCACCACCCCCTAG
- the gspF gene encoding type II secretion system inner membrane protein GspF, with the protein MPVYQYRGYRSDGGSAAGIIDAESVKVARLKLRKDGVFPTDVVEQNQTGGRHITRDHVSAESPRGHAAVLSATDLAMLTRQFATLLVAGLPLVDALGVLIDQMEKKQAKALLADVREQVRGGKALSHALGFYEKDFSPIYVHMVRAGEASGALDQILFRLAEFLEKQQALRNKVTNAILYPALMLIVGVGVLFFLMTFVVPKITAVFTSMKQALPFPTVVLMSISHFCSTYWPVMVLAVLGGGLMIRRYIQTESGHVMADRLLLRIPLIGEVARMVSISRLTGTLATMLSSGVQLLEALDVSKRVMNNRILEEAVEGARQNIREGETIADPLKRSGQFPSLVTHMIAVGERSGEMEEMLRRIGQIYDGEVERVITRFTALLEPIMILVMGVIVFFIVVAILLPIFEMGQMVR; encoded by the coding sequence ATGCCGGTCTATCAATACCGGGGATATCGGAGCGATGGCGGTTCGGCCGCTGGCATTATCGATGCCGAAAGCGTCAAGGTCGCCCGCCTGAAGCTGCGCAAGGACGGCGTATTTCCGACCGACGTGGTGGAACAAAACCAAACCGGCGGCCGCCACATCACACGGGATCATGTGTCAGCCGAGAGTCCGCGTGGCCATGCCGCCGTGCTCTCCGCGACAGATTTGGCCATGCTGACCAGGCAGTTTGCCACCCTGCTCGTCGCCGGCCTTCCCCTCGTGGATGCATTGGGCGTTCTGATCGATCAGATGGAAAAGAAACAGGCCAAAGCGCTGCTGGCCGATGTGCGCGAGCAAGTGCGCGGCGGCAAAGCGCTCAGCCATGCGCTGGGATTCTACGAGAAGGATTTTTCGCCCATCTACGTGCACATGGTGCGGGCCGGCGAGGCAAGCGGCGCGCTGGACCAGATTCTCTTCCGGCTTGCGGAGTTTTTAGAGAAGCAACAGGCCCTCAGAAACAAGGTGACCAACGCCATTCTCTATCCGGCCCTCATGCTGATCGTCGGAGTCGGCGTGCTGTTTTTCCTCATGACCTTTGTCGTGCCGAAAATCACCGCGGTCTTTACCAGCATGAAGCAGGCGCTCCCCTTCCCGACTGTCGTGCTCATGTCGATCAGCCACTTCTGCTCCACCTACTGGCCAGTCATGGTACTGGCAGTACTTGGCGGCGGGCTGATGATTCGCCGGTATATTCAGACCGAATCGGGACACGTCATGGCGGACCGCCTGCTCTTGCGCATCCCGTTGATCGGCGAGGTCGCCCGCATGGTATCGATTTCACGGCTCACGGGAACCTTGGCGACAATGCTCTCGAGCGGAGTCCAGCTGCTCGAAGCGCTGGATGTATCCAAGCGCGTCATGAACAACCGTATCCTGGAAGAAGCCGTCGAAGGAGCCAGGCAGAACATTCGGGAAGGCGAGACGATCGCCGACCCGCTGAAGCGCAGCGGCCAATTCCCATCCCTGGTCACACACATGATCGCCGTCGGCGAGCGCAGCGGCGAAATGGAAGAAATGCTGCGGCGGATCGGCCAAATCTATGACGGAGAAGTCGAGCGAGTCATTACCCGGTTTACCGCGCTGCTGGAGCCGATCATGATTCTCGTCATGGGCGTGATCGTTTTTTTCATCGTGGTCGCCATTCTGTTGCCCATCTTCGAAATGGGCCAGATGGTGCGGTAA
- a CDS encoding prepilin-type N-terminal cleavage/methylation domain-containing protein translates to MASRDPKDDRGFSLLEVLLAMAILAIALPVLLGLRNFDLDLQARSAELTAATLLAQEKLLETELSHAFPIGETTGDFQAPPPGVPATAELANRASGYRWKRSIMPTPLELIREVRIQITWPRGQNEETLEVSTYVFAGLTF, encoded by the coding sequence ATGGCCTCACGAGATCCGAAAGACGACCGCGGGTTCAGCCTCCTGGAGGTGTTGCTGGCCATGGCCATTCTGGCCATTGCCTTGCCGGTCTTGCTGGGGCTTAGAAATTTCGATCTCGATTTGCAGGCCCGTTCGGCGGAACTCACGGCGGCCACCCTCCTGGCCCAGGAAAAGCTGCTGGAAACGGAACTCTCCCACGCCTTCCCCATCGGTGAAACCACCGGCGATTTTCAGGCCCCGCCGCCCGGAGTGCCCGCAACCGCTGAACTGGCGAATCGGGCAAGCGGGTATCGATGGAAACGGAGCATTATGCCAACGCCCCTGGAACTGATTCGGGAAGTGCGCATTCAAATTACCTGGCCCCGCGGCCAGAATGAAGAAACCCTTGAAGTGAGCACCTATGTCTTTGCCGGCCTTACGTTTTAA